The proteins below come from a single Nocardiopsis gilva YIM 90087 genomic window:
- a CDS encoding putative hydro-lyase, producing MTTSGYCAGYAQANLIAVPRDLAYEVLLFTQRNAKACPVLDVTEPGDTRASIFAGDLRTDLPAYRVYANGVLVAEPDDVRDVWRRDLVSFLIGCSFTFEVPMLRAGIPLRHLETGGNVAMYRTDRRCRPAGRLRGPLVVSMRPIPADRVADAVRISSRYPAVHGAPVHVGDPAALGIADLDRPDFGEPVEVRAGEIPVFWACGVTPQAAIMASAPEFAISHAPGHMAITDARDTDYQVP from the coding sequence ATGACCACCTCCGGGTACTGCGCTGGATACGCCCAGGCCAACCTGATCGCCGTACCGCGCGACCTGGCCTACGAGGTCCTGCTCTTCACCCAGCGCAACGCCAAGGCTTGCCCGGTGCTCGACGTCACCGAACCGGGCGACACGCGCGCCTCGATCTTCGCCGGGGATCTGCGCACCGACCTGCCCGCCTACCGTGTCTACGCCAACGGCGTACTGGTCGCCGAGCCCGACGACGTCCGCGACGTCTGGCGCCGCGACCTGGTGTCGTTCCTCATCGGGTGCAGCTTCACCTTTGAGGTCCCGATGCTGAGGGCCGGGATCCCGCTCCGGCATCTGGAGACCGGCGGCAACGTCGCGATGTACCGCACCGACCGGCGGTGCCGCCCCGCTGGGCGCCTGCGCGGCCCCCTGGTGGTCTCGATGCGGCCGATCCCCGCCGACCGGGTCGCCGACGCCGTCCGTATCAGCTCCCGCTACCCGGCGGTGCACGGTGCGCCGGTACACGTGGGCGACCCGGCCGCCCTCGGTATCGCCGACCTCGACCGCCCCGACTTCGGCGAGCCCGTGGAGGTTCGCGCGGGCGAGATTCCCGTATTCTGGGCCTGCGGGGTCACCCCGCAGGCCGCCATCATGGCGTCGGCTCCGGAGTTCGCGATTTCGCACGCCCCGGGCCATATGGCGATCACCGACGCGCGCGACACCGACTACCAGGTGCCGTGA
- a CDS encoding YjbQ family protein, producing the protein MRTKLLDLHTGGSESITDITGACRDFAAEAGGDGLLHVFVPHATAGVALIELGAGSDDDLLAALDDLLPADDRWRHRHGSPGHGRSHVMPALITPYATIPVIDGRVELGTWQSIAIVDLNVDNPNRHVRLSFLTSAAERAGW; encoded by the coding sequence ATGCGGACAAAACTTCTCGACCTCCATACCGGAGGTTCGGAGAGCATCACCGACATCACCGGGGCGTGCCGCGACTTCGCCGCTGAGGCCGGGGGAGACGGCCTGTTGCACGTCTTCGTCCCGCATGCCACCGCCGGTGTGGCGCTCATCGAGCTGGGGGCCGGGTCCGACGACGACCTGCTGGCCGCGCTGGACGACCTGCTCCCCGCCGACGACCGGTGGAGGCACCGGCACGGTTCGCCGGGACACGGGCGTTCGCACGTCATGCCGGCGCTGATCACTCCCTACGCCACGATTCCTGTCATCGACGGGCGTGTGGAGCTGGGAACATGGCAATCGATCGCCATTGTGGACCTGAACGTGGACAACCCGAATCGGCACGTGCGGCTGTCGTTCTTGACGAGTGCGGCAGAGAGAGCAGGATGGTAG
- a CDS encoding DUF7800 domain-containing protein encodes MGAALRLGPMLRNVTDTTATIWLETDAPCRVTVSAREDASVGEVAHAGAFTAHARTFTVHGHHYALCDLSGLPPGATLSYEVRLDDAVVWPQPDAPHPPSFVRTLNHAEPTRILFGSCHTPTDHVPAAVERYGPDMLRAYALRLAERRRAGEGAEPTVLLLIGDQVYADELQPRMREFLRASRAGGVGAATSPAADPARRGAGADRPEGTEADDPADARVRTDRSDRTHATRPPDDEVVFFDEYAELYRQAWSDPDLRWLLSTVPTLMLFDDHDIRDDWNTSGSWRRDIARTPWWARRITSGLGAYWIYQHLGNLRPDQRAADPVFADVRTETGPGRDGGGEPEPGHRDAAEVVDAFAWRAHEEPTTYSWSYRFDIGRTRVLMVDTRCGRDVDDDARRSMLDRTDAAWLDAQLTGDVDHLIVASTLPFLLPTAVHHLEAWNEAVCAGRWGRALRGFGERLRREVDLEHWAAFQRSFHALADTVLGIAAGERGAPPATVLFLGGDVHFSYLAQARPRSGAARPSATRITQLVCSPTCNRLPPLMRRLTSLSTLRLAGGVGAVLSRLAGVRRPPLSWRLAEGPKYQNALATLVLDGRRAEVCWEHVPHASAAVRNDPDGRPPRPPVAELMRRTLSG; translated from the coding sequence GTGGGCGCTGCGTTGCGGCTCGGTCCCATGCTTCGGAACGTGACCGACACAACGGCGACCATCTGGCTGGAGACCGACGCACCGTGCCGGGTGACGGTCTCCGCACGGGAGGACGCCAGTGTGGGCGAGGTCGCGCATGCCGGCGCCTTCACGGCGCACGCGCGGACGTTCACCGTGCACGGCCACCACTACGCCCTGTGCGACCTGTCCGGACTCCCGCCCGGTGCGACGCTCTCCTACGAGGTGCGCCTCGACGACGCCGTGGTGTGGCCACAACCGGACGCGCCCCACCCGCCGAGTTTCGTACGCACCTTGAACCACGCGGAGCCGACCCGGATCCTTTTCGGCTCCTGCCACACACCCACCGACCACGTCCCCGCCGCCGTTGAGCGCTACGGCCCGGACATGCTCCGTGCCTACGCTCTGCGCCTCGCGGAGCGGCGCCGGGCGGGCGAGGGCGCCGAGCCGACGGTGCTGCTCCTCATCGGCGACCAGGTCTATGCCGACGAGCTGCAGCCGCGAATGCGGGAGTTCCTGCGGGCAAGCCGCGCGGGAGGTGTGGGGGCGGCCACCAGCCCCGCTGCCGACCCCGCCCGGCGCGGCGCGGGTGCGGACCGCCCGGAGGGCACGGAGGCCGACGACCCCGCCGACGCCCGTGTCCGCACCGACCGCTCGGACCGCACGCACGCCACCCGTCCCCCCGACGACGAGGTCGTCTTCTTCGACGAATACGCCGAGCTCTACCGGCAGGCGTGGTCCGACCCCGATCTGCGCTGGCTGCTGTCCACCGTCCCCACCCTGATGCTCTTCGACGACCACGACATCCGGGACGACTGGAACACGTCCGGCTCCTGGCGGCGCGACATCGCCCGCACCCCCTGGTGGGCACGGCGCATCACCTCCGGGCTCGGCGCCTACTGGATCTACCAGCACCTGGGCAATCTCCGTCCCGACCAACGCGCCGCCGACCCCGTGTTCGCCGACGTGCGGACGGAGACGGGCCCGGGGCGGGACGGCGGCGGAGAGCCTGAGCCGGGGCACCGGGACGCCGCCGAGGTCGTCGACGCGTTCGCCTGGCGGGCGCATGAGGAGCCCACGACCTACAGCTGGTCCTACCGGTTCGACATCGGACGCACCCGGGTCCTCATGGTGGACACGCGCTGCGGGCGCGACGTCGACGACGACGCGCGCCGTTCCATGCTCGACCGTACGGACGCCGCGTGGCTCGACGCACAGCTGACCGGCGATGTCGATCACCTCATCGTGGCCAGCACCCTGCCCTTCCTGCTGCCCACCGCCGTGCACCATCTGGAGGCGTGGAACGAGGCCGTGTGCGCCGGACGGTGGGGGCGGGCGCTCCGCGGCTTCGGCGAGCGGCTCCGCCGCGAAGTCGACCTGGAGCACTGGGCGGCCTTCCAGCGCTCGTTCCACGCCCTCGCGGACACGGTGCTCGGTATCGCGGCGGGCGAGCGCGGCGCCCCGCCGGCCACCGTGCTGTTCCTCGGCGGGGACGTGCACTTCTCCTACCTCGCTCAGGCGCGTCCCCGCAGCGGTGCGGCACGCCCGTCGGCCACACGGATCACCCAGCTCGTGTGCTCACCGACGTGCAACCGCCTGCCCCCGCTGATGCGCCGCCTCACTTCGCTGTCGACACTGCGCCTCGCGGGTGGGGTGGGGGCCGTGCTGTCGCGCCTCGCCGGGGTCCGCCGACCGCCGCTGAGCTGGCGGCTGGCGGAGGGTCCGAAATACCAGAACGCGCTGGCCACTCTGGTCCTGGACGGGCGCCGGGCCGAGGTGTGCTGGGAGCACGTTCCGCACGCCTCGGCCGCGGTCCGGAACGATCCGGATGGGAGGCCGCCCCGCCCGCCGGTCGCCGAGCTGATGCGCCGGACACTGTCCGGATAA